From Alkalidesulfovibrio alkalitolerans DSM 16529, a single genomic window includes:
- a CDS encoding OmpA family protein, translated as MNGRSRFAFATMVAVAIMLLAQSPAFAASQMVRKVDNFIVLFDMSGSMSWRYCDTDSRKADLALADLKAMNELIPELGYNSGLATVASYHKYAALTPYSRSGYAANFTPLGDAVAAKTLLGPATPLGDGIRQAGADFTNLSGKTAIIIFSDGGQNTGRDPVVAAEQLHKNSGGNICFHTVSYATKPHDQAILDEIAAVGNCGHAVTTVDMADPARRAQFVKDVFYTEAVAAAPLDPDSDGDGVPDSRDACPDTPRHLKVDARGCPIPIKMRLEILFDFDKSDIKPAYVPEVEKVATLLKAHPEATVLIEGHTDNVGSAAYNMALSKRRAKAVEDYLETKLGIAPNRVHSEGFGLTRPIADNATEEGRAHNRRVEATFQNLFELR; from the coding sequence ATGAACGGACGCTCCCGCTTCGCTTTCGCGACCATGGTCGCCGTGGCGATCATGCTCCTGGCCCAGTCGCCCGCCTTCGCCGCCAGTCAGATGGTGCGTAAGGTGGACAATTTCATCGTCCTCTTCGACATGTCCGGCTCCATGTCCTGGCGCTACTGCGACACCGACTCGCGCAAGGCCGATCTCGCCCTGGCCGACCTCAAGGCCATGAACGAATTGATCCCCGAGTTGGGCTACAACTCCGGCCTGGCCACCGTGGCCTCCTACCACAAGTATGCGGCACTCACACCGTATTCCCGTTCCGGCTACGCCGCCAACTTCACACCGCTTGGCGACGCCGTGGCGGCCAAGACGCTGCTCGGCCCCGCCACGCCGCTTGGCGACGGCATCCGTCAGGCCGGCGCGGACTTCACGAACCTCTCCGGCAAGACCGCCATCATCATCTTCTCCGACGGAGGCCAGAACACCGGGCGTGATCCCGTGGTCGCGGCCGAACAACTGCATAAGAACTCCGGCGGCAACATCTGCTTCCACACCGTGAGCTACGCCACCAAGCCGCATGACCAGGCTATCCTCGACGAAATCGCGGCCGTGGGCAACTGCGGCCATGCAGTGACCACCGTGGACATGGCCGATCCGGCCCGCCGCGCCCAGTTCGTCAAGGACGTCTTCTACACCGAGGCCGTGGCCGCCGCCCCGCTCGATCCCGATTCCGACGGCGACGGCGTGCCCGATTCGCGCGACGCCTGCCCCGACACCCCGCGCCACCTGAAGGTGGACGCGCGTGGCTGCCCCATTCCCATCAAAATGCGCCTTGAAATTCTCTTCGACTTCGACAAGTCCGACATCAAGCCCGCCTACGTGCCCGAAGTCGAAAAGGTCGCCACGCTGCTCAAGGCGCACCCGGAGGCCACCGTGCTCATCGAGGGCCACACCGATAATGTCGGCTCGGCCGCTTACAACATGGCTTTGTCCAAGCGTCGCGCCAAGGCCGTGGAAGACTACCTCGAAACCAAGCTCGGCATCGCGCCCAACCGCGTGCACTCCGAGGGCTTTGGCCTGACCAGGCCCATCGCCGACAACGCCACCGAGGAAGGCCGCGCCCACAACCGCCGCGTCGAAGCCACCTTCCAAAACCTCTTCGAACTGCGCTAA